In one window of Acaryochloris thomasi RCC1774 DNA:
- a CDS encoding TetR/AcrR family transcriptional regulator: protein MADTINRLLDAAEQRIRTSGYHAVSFRDLAEDLGIKSSSVHYYFRQKEDLGVALVHRYTEQFEAALARVSQDSAALCLQEFCGLYRASLVANDTLCLCGMLGVESGGLPEPVVKAVQRFLQGNMDWVAEVLPAKVALAERQSQAATLVAGLQGAMMMAVCMKDIVYFDQAVEHLLQPYGGISHAREQGR from the coding sequence ATGGCCGATACGATCAACCGCCTGTTAGACGCTGCAGAGCAGCGCATCCGCACCTCTGGCTATCATGCCGTCAGCTTCCGGGATTTAGCGGAGGATTTGGGCATTAAAAGCTCTAGCGTGCATTACTACTTTCGCCAAAAAGAGGATCTGGGCGTTGCCCTTGTCCATCGCTATACAGAGCAGTTTGAGGCGGCATTAGCTCGCGTGTCTCAAGACTCTGCGGCCCTCTGTTTACAGGAGTTCTGCGGCCTTTATCGAGCCTCATTAGTCGCCAACGATACCCTCTGTCTTTGCGGTATGTTAGGGGTCGAAAGCGGTGGTTTACCGGAGCCTGTGGTTAAGGCTGTACAGCGGTTCTTGCAAGGAAATATGGACTGGGTTGCTGAGGTGCTGCCTGCCAAAGTGGCGCTTGCAGAGCGTCAGAGTCAGGCTGCAACGTTAGTGGCGGGGCTGCAGGGAGCGATGATGATGGCGGTCTGCATGAAAGATATCGTCTATTTTGATCAGGCTGTGGAGCACTTGCTGCAGCCCTATGGCGGTATCTCTCATGCGCGAGAGCAAGGACGCTAG
- a CDS encoding glutathione S-transferase family protein gives MKVYEFNGLPNPARVRIALAEKGLTEKVEFISVDVPNGEHRQPEFLAKNPLGAVPVLELEDGTTISECTAITEYLDHITGEITLTGRTPKERATIHMMQRRAESGLLDAGTTYFHHATPGLGPDLETYQCAEWGQHQRQKAVSGMHYFNEVLAKQDYLAGEQFSMADITAFAGLAFADFAKIDIPVECGHLQAWRERVSQRPSISG, from the coding sequence ATGAAAGTCTATGAATTCAACGGTCTCCCAAATCCGGCACGGGTCCGCATTGCCCTTGCTGAGAAGGGTTTGACGGAAAAGGTCGAGTTTATTTCTGTCGATGTGCCCAATGGTGAGCATCGGCAGCCCGAGTTTTTAGCAAAGAATCCCTTGGGGGCCGTCCCTGTTCTAGAGCTAGAGGACGGCACCACGATTTCTGAATGCACAGCGATCACAGAGTATCTTGACCACATTACGGGCGAGATCACTTTGACCGGACGCACTCCCAAAGAGCGGGCCACGATTCACATGATGCAGCGTCGTGCTGAGTCCGGGTTGCTGGATGCGGGTACCACCTATTTCCACCATGCAACGCCGGGGCTGGGTCCCGATCTAGAGACCTATCAGTGTGCAGAGTGGGGTCAGCATCAGCGGCAAAAGGCTGTCTCAGGGATGCATTATTTCAATGAGGTGCTGGCGAAGCAGGACTATCTTGCCGGTGAGCAGTTCTCGATGGCTGATATCACAGCCTTTGCGGGACTGGCCTTTGCAGACTTTGCCAAAATCGATATCCCGGTGGAGTGTGGTCATTTGCAGGCATGGCGTGAGCGTGTCAGTCAGCGCCCCAGCATCTCAGGTTAA